The following proteins are encoded in a genomic region of Neomicrococcus aestuarii:
- a CDS encoding TetR family transcriptional regulator, protein MTECKTELSLRERRQVETWTQIHEAALDLALADGLAAATIDAIADRAGISRRTFFNYFPSKEDALLGLRAPQLSDEVRERFRISKEPTLLRLTRLVRGTVRETSATDKLGRTADMKRRKELVHAHPELALRMKAHMGAVSEMLTKELERAEREVAAGLEEPLGDGLTHEDAEAAIMLANSILLHAFKTYGETALHRESDAIIRSLETFRNLLESK, encoded by the coding sequence GTGACCGAATGTAAAACCGAGCTCTCTCTGCGCGAACGGCGCCAAGTGGAGACGTGGACCCAAATCCATGAAGCAGCTCTTGACCTGGCGCTCGCCGACGGCCTTGCCGCCGCCACGATTGACGCCATTGCGGACCGCGCCGGCATCTCCCGCAGAACCTTTTTCAACTACTTCCCGTCCAAGGAAGACGCCTTGCTGGGGCTACGTGCCCCGCAATTGAGCGACGAAGTGCGTGAGCGCTTCCGCATCAGCAAGGAACCCACCTTGTTGCGCTTGACCCGTCTGGTTCGCGGCACGGTCCGCGAAACTTCGGCAACGGACAAGCTGGGGCGCACGGCTGACATGAAGCGCCGCAAGGAGTTGGTGCATGCGCACCCCGAGCTCGCGCTGCGGATGAAAGCGCATATGGGTGCTGTGTCGGAGATGCTCACCAAGGAACTTGAACGCGCTGAGCGAGAGGTCGCCGCGGGACTTGAAGAACCCTTGGGCGACGGCTTGACCCATGAGGATGCTGAAGCGGCCATCATGTTGGCCAATTCGATTCTCTTGCACGCATTCAAAACTTATGGCGAAACCGCACTTCATCGGGAATCTGATGCGATCATCCGATCCCTTGAGACTTTTAGAAACCTTCTGGAAAGCAAATAA
- a CDS encoding acetaldehyde dehydrogenase (acetylating) yields the protein MAKKTAAIVGSGNIGTDLMFKLMRRSKNIEVKYMIGVDPKSDGLARAARLGLTTSAEGVDWLLKQEELPDFVFECTSAKAHEFNAPKYKEAGIHAIDLTPAAVGPYLAPVVNLDSLEDVMNVNMITCAGQATTPIVAAVSSVVPVEYAEIVASIASKSAGPGTRANVDEFTETTAKALEKVGGAKKGKAIIIINPVEPPMMMRNTIYCMIPAEAAEPGELQDKIRAAIDEATAKIQDYVPGYGLRMEPQFDVAREDWGGNGRVGIWVQVAGAADYLPDYAGNLDIITAAATRTADLLAERMDATAAAHNSSASADTSATDSPKVGA from the coding sequence ATGGCTAAGAAAACTGCCGCGATCGTTGGATCCGGAAACATTGGCACGGACTTGATGTTCAAGCTCATGCGCCGTTCGAAGAACATTGAAGTCAAGTACATGATTGGCGTCGACCCCAAGTCTGATGGCTTGGCTCGCGCCGCTCGACTTGGCCTCACCACCTCTGCCGAAGGCGTGGACTGGTTGCTCAAGCAAGAGGAGCTACCGGACTTCGTGTTCGAGTGCACCTCGGCGAAGGCTCACGAGTTCAACGCTCCCAAGTACAAGGAAGCCGGCATTCATGCCATCGACCTCACCCCGGCCGCTGTTGGCCCGTACTTGGCTCCCGTCGTGAACCTTGATTCGCTCGAGGACGTCATGAACGTCAACATGATCACCTGCGCTGGTCAGGCAACGACGCCGATCGTCGCCGCTGTGTCCTCTGTGGTTCCGGTTGAGTACGCCGAGATCGTTGCTTCGATTGCTTCGAAGTCTGCCGGTCCTGGAACTCGTGCGAACGTGGATGAGTTCACCGAGACCACCGCAAAGGCTCTTGAGAAGGTCGGCGGCGCCAAGAAGGGCAAGGCCATCATCATCATCAATCCGGTGGAACCACCCATGATGATGCGCAACACCATCTACTGCATGATCCCCGCCGAAGCTGCCGAGCCAGGCGAGCTTCAGGACAAGATCCGCGCGGCGATCGATGAAGCAACCGCGAAGATTCAGGATTACGTTCCGGGCTACGGCCTCCGCATGGAGCCACAGTTCGACGTAGCCCGTGAGGACTGGGGCGGTAACGGTCGCGTTGGCATTTGGGTTCAGGTCGCCGGCGCAGCCGACTACCTCCCTGATTACGCAGGCAACCTCGACATCATCACTGCGGCAGCCACTCGTACCGCTGACTTGTTGGCCGAACGCATGGATGCCACCGCAGCAGCACACAATTCGTCCGCATCCGCTGATACCTCCGCTACTGATTCCCCGAAGGTTGGTGCCTAA
- a CDS encoding MDR family MFS transporter produces the protein MSSLNEEVAVSATQEATDQPLTNSHREPGNQPDKTDVAVEKPAKEEKTAHLGLIFAALMVSMLLSSLNQTVLSTALPTIVGELNGVEHMSWVITAFILASTIMMPIYGKLGDIFGRKPLLLFAISTFLIGSFIGAIAPDMNMLILARAIQGIGGGGLMILSQAIIADVVPARERGKYMGVMGGVFAFSSVAGPLLGGWLTEGPGWRWAFWMNVPLAIIAFAAAATLLHIHKPVHETRPKIDYLGMALIAIATTAIVLVATWGGNQYEWNSAEILSLIAAAVVASVLFVWVEKKAANPVIPMGLFKSKNFNLTTVAGLVTGIAMFGAIGYMPTYLQMVTGYGPTEAGLLMIPMMACLLVFGIIVGRYVTATGRYKKVMIAGSLVTALGLFMLSTLQVDAPVWLICVYLGIMGIGLGAAMQLLTLVAQNSFPISMVGTATAGQNYFRQVGATLGSAVVGSVFASRLGDLLSERLPQAAGGGDAHASSSLTPAIVNSLPEEIKNIVISSYNEALVPLFFWLVPVMLIGVIALLFVEEKALATKIERD, from the coding sequence ATGAGTTCACTTAACGAAGAGGTGGCAGTTTCGGCCACCCAAGAGGCAACTGATCAGCCTCTCACTAATTCACATCGAGAACCCGGGAACCAACCGGACAAAACTGACGTAGCGGTTGAAAAGCCAGCTAAAGAAGAGAAGACCGCTCACCTCGGCCTGATTTTCGCGGCACTCATGGTTTCCATGTTGCTGTCCTCGCTCAACCAGACCGTACTTTCCACCGCGCTTCCCACCATCGTGGGCGAGCTCAACGGTGTGGAGCACATGTCGTGGGTTATTACGGCGTTCATTCTTGCCAGCACCATCATGATGCCGATCTACGGAAAGCTTGGCGACATCTTCGGCCGTAAGCCGTTGCTGTTGTTTGCCATCAGCACGTTCTTGATTGGTAGCTTCATCGGTGCGATTGCGCCGGATATGAACATGTTGATCCTCGCTCGCGCTATTCAGGGTATTGGCGGCGGCGGTTTGATGATCCTCTCGCAGGCCATCATCGCGGACGTTGTTCCTGCTCGTGAGCGCGGCAAGTACATGGGCGTCATGGGTGGCGTCTTCGCGTTCTCCTCAGTTGCCGGTCCGCTGCTTGGCGGTTGGCTCACTGAGGGCCCGGGCTGGCGCTGGGCGTTCTGGATGAACGTGCCGCTCGCGATTATCGCGTTCGCTGCCGCAGCCACGCTGCTCCACATTCACAAGCCTGTTCATGAGACCCGTCCAAAGATCGACTACCTCGGCATGGCCCTCATCGCCATTGCCACCACGGCGATCGTGCTCGTGGCGACCTGGGGTGGTAACCAGTACGAGTGGAACTCTGCCGAGATCCTGTCCCTCATCGCCGCCGCTGTTGTTGCCTCCGTGCTCTTTGTCTGGGTGGAGAAGAAGGCCGCGAACCCAGTGATCCCTATGGGTCTTTTCAAGAGCAAGAACTTCAACCTCACCACGGTCGCCGGCTTGGTGACGGGTATCGCGATGTTCGGCGCTATCGGCTACATGCCAACGTACTTGCAGATGGTGACCGGTTACGGTCCTACCGAAGCTGGTCTGCTCATGATTCCGATGATGGCCTGCTTGTTGGTCTTCGGCATCATCGTGGGCCGTTACGTCACGGCCACCGGTCGTTACAAGAAGGTCATGATCGCCGGTTCCCTCGTGACGGCGCTGGGCCTCTTCATGCTTTCCACCCTGCAGGTGGATGCTCCGGTCTGGTTGATCTGTGTATACCTCGGCATCATGGGTATTGGCTTGGGCGCTGCGATGCAGCTGTTGACCCTCGTGGCTCAAAACTCCTTCCCGATTTCCATGGTGGGCACCGCGACCGCCGGCCAGAACTACTTCCGTCAGGTCGGCGCAACGCTCGGCTCGGCTGTGGTGGGTTCGGTCTTCGCCTCGCGCTTGGGCGACTTGCTCAGTGAGCGCTTGCCGCAGGCCGCGGGCGGCGGAGATGCTCACGCGAGCTCCTCGCTGACGCCGGCGATCGTCAATTCCCTTCCGGAAGAGATCAAGAACATCGTGATTAGCTCTTACAACGAGGCCCTCGTTCCGCTGTTCTTCTGGCTCGTTCCCGTCATGCTCATCGGCGTGATCGCGTTGCTCTTCGTTGAAGAGAAGGCGCTCGCCACCAAGATTGAGCGCGACTAA
- a CDS encoding acetoacetate--CoA ligase, with protein sequence MNVTATTPSGATPHQLPLETTIDLGEITWEPSEEFKHNTTLWDFMQWTLEHRGIELKTYRDVLKWSVDDTSGFWDAVRRYFDVLGEGFGDNERALTREMMPGAEWYPNATLNFTENVLKYANSPEQRDEVALLNVTEDGTQSGFTWAQLENNVAQLAQLLKDSGVEPGDRVAAYLPNIPEALIGLLAAASIGAVWTINSPDLSVQATLDRLQQLEPKVLFGVKSYQFNGKIIDRSAQLVEIANQLPSVTTRILVPTGIDADSSGDSSDAAAAGNPNDAVVPSRPSVLSYRALPSGGVVLEEPLPATEPSYHRVPFAHTLWVLFSSGTTGKPKGIVHGHGGMLLEALKGPGLNHDMRRGDLYYVAANTSWMVWNTLVNNLATGSSVVTYAGSPMAGRVDQQFKLIAETGATMFATGAAYLSLVEKSGLVPGAEHDLTKLRSIMSTGSPLPDSTWSWVHTHVKPDVHLGSDSGGTDICGGFLGSNPLEPVRLGELQSPQLAVAVEAWDDSGRRVFNDVGDMIITRPMPSMPVFFWGDADGQKYRDAYFEKFPGVWTHGDWITELPSGGFVVHGRSDATLNRQGVRLGSADIYNAMQHIPEVTDSLVIGVEEADGGYYMPLFVVLRDGQTTENGQVSAELAERIKTTIRSRTSARHVPDEIIAVPGVPTTHAGKRTEVPVKKLFAGHDPERAVNRGSLQNPETIDWFVARANAYRDKKISSAKPSDA encoded by the coding sequence ATGAACGTGACTGCCACCACACCGTCGGGTGCAACGCCGCACCAACTTCCTTTGGAAACCACCATCGACCTCGGAGAGATCACGTGGGAACCCAGTGAAGAGTTCAAGCACAACACCACGCTCTGGGACTTCATGCAGTGGACTCTGGAGCACCGCGGGATTGAACTCAAGACCTACCGAGATGTCCTGAAGTGGTCCGTCGATGACACGAGCGGATTCTGGGATGCGGTACGTCGCTACTTCGATGTCCTCGGCGAAGGCTTCGGCGACAACGAACGAGCACTCACCCGCGAGATGATGCCGGGCGCGGAGTGGTACCCGAACGCCACGCTGAACTTCACTGAGAACGTCCTCAAGTACGCCAACTCACCTGAGCAACGAGACGAAGTGGCACTGCTCAACGTCACCGAAGACGGCACCCAGTCAGGGTTCACCTGGGCGCAGCTCGAGAACAACGTCGCCCAGCTCGCGCAGCTGCTCAAAGACAGCGGCGTGGAGCCCGGTGACCGCGTGGCAGCGTACTTGCCGAACATCCCGGAAGCGTTGATCGGACTACTCGCGGCTGCTTCGATCGGCGCGGTCTGGACCATCAACTCCCCTGACTTGTCAGTGCAAGCAACGCTGGACCGCCTTCAGCAGCTCGAACCAAAGGTTCTCTTCGGCGTCAAGAGCTACCAGTTCAACGGCAAGATCATTGACCGCTCGGCCCAACTCGTAGAGATCGCGAATCAGCTCCCGTCCGTCACGACGCGCATTCTGGTCCCCACCGGCATCGACGCTGACTCCTCAGGCGACTCGAGCGACGCAGCCGCCGCGGGCAACCCAAACGACGCAGTCGTTCCAAGTAGGCCGAGCGTCCTGAGCTACCGCGCATTGCCGAGCGGCGGCGTCGTACTGGAAGAACCGCTACCCGCAACGGAGCCGAGCTATCACCGCGTCCCGTTCGCGCACACGCTGTGGGTGCTGTTTTCGTCCGGCACCACGGGCAAGCCGAAGGGCATTGTCCACGGGCACGGCGGCATGCTGCTTGAAGCGCTCAAAGGCCCCGGCCTCAACCACGACATGCGCCGCGGCGACCTCTACTACGTGGCCGCGAACACCTCCTGGATGGTGTGGAACACGCTCGTGAACAACCTCGCGACCGGCTCATCAGTAGTCACGTACGCGGGTTCGCCCATGGCCGGCCGCGTGGATCAGCAGTTCAAACTCATTGCCGAAACCGGCGCCACGATGTTCGCCACGGGCGCGGCGTATCTTTCTCTCGTGGAGAAGTCCGGCCTGGTTCCGGGCGCCGAACATGACCTGACCAAGCTTCGGTCCATCATGTCCACGGGCTCGCCACTCCCGGATTCCACATGGTCGTGGGTGCACACGCACGTGAAGCCGGACGTGCACTTGGGTTCGGACTCGGGCGGCACGGACATTTGCGGCGGATTCTTGGGGTCCAACCCACTTGAGCCGGTGCGCTTGGGCGAACTTCAGAGCCCGCAGCTCGCTGTGGCCGTGGAGGCGTGGGATGACAGCGGACGCCGCGTCTTCAACGATGTGGGCGACATGATCATCACGCGGCCCATGCCGTCGATGCCCGTGTTTTTCTGGGGCGATGCCGATGGTCAAAAGTACCGCGACGCGTACTTCGAGAAGTTCCCGGGCGTGTGGACGCACGGCGACTGGATCACCGAGCTGCCGAGCGGCGGGTTTGTGGTGCACGGACGCTCCGATGCCACGCTAAACCGTCAGGGCGTGCGCTTGGGATCGGCGGATATTTACAACGCCATGCAGCACATTCCTGAGGTCACGGATTCGCTCGTGATCGGCGTGGAGGAAGCCGACGGCGGGTACTACATGCCGCTGTTCGTGGTGCTTCGCGATGGCCAGACCACCGAGAACGGCCAAGTCAGCGCCGAACTCGCGGAGCGAATCAAGACCACCATCCGTTCACGCACCTCAGCGCGTCACGTCCCAGACGAGATCATCGCAGTGCCCGGCGTGCCCACGACCCACGCTGGAAAACGCACCGAAGTGCCCGTGAAAAAGCTCTTCGCAGGTCACGATCCCGAACGCGCCGTCAACCGCGGATCACTGCAGAACCCGGAGACTATCGACTGGTTTGTGGCGCGCGCGAACGCGTACCGCGACAAGAAGATCTCCTCCGCGAAACCTTCCGACGCGTAA
- the dmpG gene encoding 4-hydroxy-2-oxovalerate aldolase — protein MTASPETTNAPLPTTFDVRLTDTTLRDGSHAMSHKFTERHVRDVVRALDDSRVEVIEVTHGDGLGGSSFNYGFSLTPELDLIKAAVDEAKQSKIAVLLLPGLGTIHDLNQAFDAGAKVARIATHCTEADISIQHFQHARKLGMETVGFLMLSHRVSPEELAKQARIMADAGCQCVYVVDSAGALILDDVSDRVSALVAELGVDAQVGFHGHQNMSFGVANSVFAVRAGAKQIDGTLVALGAGAGNSPTEVLAAAFDRLEIKTGVDVQGLMAAAEDIVKPFITRMPVMDRASIMQGYAGVYSSFLIHAERAADRYGVPAYKILEEVGKAGYVGGQEDMIVDVALQLVAEGHGRS, from the coding sequence ATGACTGCATCTCCAGAGACCACGAACGCACCGTTGCCAACGACCTTCGACGTTCGCCTCACTGACACCACGTTGCGCGATGGCTCCCACGCTATGAGCCACAAGTTCACCGAGCGTCACGTTCGAGATGTTGTTCGCGCGCTCGATGATTCCCGTGTGGAGGTCATTGAAGTCACCCACGGTGACGGACTCGGCGGTTCTTCGTTCAACTACGGCTTCTCGCTGACGCCAGAGCTCGATCTCATCAAGGCAGCCGTGGACGAAGCCAAGCAGTCGAAGATCGCTGTTCTTCTTCTCCCCGGCCTTGGAACTATCCATGACTTGAACCAGGCGTTCGATGCCGGTGCAAAGGTCGCCCGTATCGCTACCCACTGCACCGAGGCGGACATCTCGATCCAGCACTTCCAGCACGCGCGCAAGCTCGGCATGGAAACCGTTGGCTTCTTGATGCTCTCCCACCGCGTCAGCCCGGAAGAGCTCGCGAAGCAGGCCCGCATCATGGCCGATGCCGGTTGCCAGTGCGTGTACGTGGTGGACTCTGCAGGAGCGCTCATTCTTGATGATGTCTCAGATCGTGTTTCTGCTCTGGTGGCAGAGCTCGGCGTCGACGCTCAGGTTGGTTTCCACGGTCACCAGAACATGAGCTTCGGTGTTGCAAACTCGGTCTTCGCTGTTCGTGCCGGCGCAAAGCAGATCGACGGAACTCTCGTTGCTTTGGGCGCGGGTGCCGGAAACTCTCCAACCGAAGTTCTGGCCGCAGCGTTTGATCGTTTGGAGATCAAGACTGGCGTCGATGTGCAGGGCCTCATGGCTGCTGCTGAAGACATCGTCAAGCCGTTCATCACGCGTATGCCGGTCATGGACCGCGCGTCCATCATGCAGGGTTACGCTGGCGTTTACTCGTCCTTCTTGATCCACGCTGAGCGCGCAGCTGACCGTTACGGCGTTCCTGCTTACAAGATCCTCGAGGAAGTCGGCAAGGCTGGGTACGTCGGTGGTCAGGAAGACATGATCGTTGACGTCGCGCTGCAGCTTGTCGCTGAAGGTCACGGTCGCAGCTAA
- a CDS encoding SGNH/GDSL hydrolase family protein: MPNYLMAGGARLTVRPGRFVAIGDSFTEGVGDWDPRLPNGVRGWADRVAKQLSKVDPRWEYANLAIRSKKLGPIVEEQIDHALALEPTLISFYAGGNDILELRQDMDDLLERYSAAVDRLCSSGAQVVLFTGFDVPLHPLLGAMKRRNHVFNDAVRQIVKDNADRGAVLLDYWTLDAYRDRRMWDDDKLHMNRAGHRYLAIQFLELFGIDHFLEFEPFGPSQRVGPVGYTVREVEWWREVVMPMFGRRMRGVTLGDTLSPRWPELIRPAEGMKRIYRKRLKVESHLGALIT; encoded by the coding sequence ATGCCCAATTATTTGATGGCCGGGGGAGCCCGACTGACCGTGCGGCCTGGGCGATTTGTAGCTATCGGGGACTCGTTTACCGAGGGTGTGGGTGACTGGGACCCGCGGTTGCCCAACGGTGTGCGCGGGTGGGCGGACCGTGTGGCGAAGCAGCTGTCCAAGGTGGATCCGCGGTGGGAGTACGCGAATCTGGCTATTCGCAGCAAGAAGCTCGGCCCCATTGTGGAAGAACAAATTGACCACGCTCTCGCGCTGGAACCCACGCTGATTTCGTTTTATGCGGGCGGCAATGACATTTTGGAGCTTCGCCAGGACATGGACGATCTGCTGGAGCGGTATTCGGCCGCGGTGGATCGGCTCTGCAGTTCAGGCGCACAAGTGGTTCTCTTTACGGGATTTGACGTGCCGCTTCATCCTTTGTTAGGCGCCATGAAACGGCGAAATCATGTGTTCAACGATGCCGTTCGGCAGATCGTGAAAGACAACGCTGATCGCGGTGCGGTGTTGCTGGATTATTGGACGCTTGATGCGTATCGCGACCGGCGCATGTGGGATGACGACAAGCTCCACATGAACCGAGCCGGCCACCGCTATTTGGCAATTCAGTTTCTTGAGCTGTTCGGAATTGATCACTTTCTAGAATTTGAACCATTTGGGCCATCGCAGCGAGTGGGGCCCGTGGGCTACACCGTGCGCGAAGTGGAATGGTGGCGCGAAGTGGTCATGCCGATGTTCGGGCGGCGCATGCGTGGTGTCACGTTGGGGGATACGCTCTCGCCGCGCTGGCCCGAACTCATACGACCGGCCGAGGGCATGAAGCGGATTTACCGGAAACGTTTGAAAGTCGAGTCTCATCTAGGTGCGCTGATCACCTAA
- a CDS encoding HNH endonuclease signature motif containing protein yields the protein MEELVPAAHPNPPTKLTVNALQEEFAHLQSRMAQLRIAASRVDATPTQLDQLGLSIETLSHEAGRTQVTLAFRMEQEINALNAEKKFSTGRSPFRSVKDRLSQVLHISPGEVQQRLNTAHGVMAVEAPNGDTETAHPFVATAFEDAALPVALAAKIIGAVDGLQAPIQQISSDPVEAKVLSERIEASLVKAALSSTPKAVEREKRNWENKINAAGVQPTFEVKRDFQGAYYQGKHFGLHKWSFLMDAIQHETFLTAIAPEANPRSANHDPAGELSGNRRQGQGRGQGRGQGHGQESEVDEIPVALDQNGKEIEAPKDTRSLAQKRLDGAIHALTVGLQTGKLSINGGYQPQIVVNIDQKTLEADLAATDANFRSDAVHSGPINPRSIRQLACNAELLPVVLGGDSQAIDVGSRKRLFTAEQRKVLYARDRGCTFPGCASGVDRCEAHHVQEYSRGGPTTLENAAMVCRHHHHLVHETGWTITVRNGVPFWSPPPEESSSNQLMRNAYFHPEKAGQLQITA from the coding sequence ATGGAGGAATTAGTTCCGGCTGCACATCCCAATCCGCCTACCAAATTGACCGTGAATGCGCTTCAAGAAGAGTTCGCGCATCTGCAATCCCGCATGGCCCAACTGCGGATTGCCGCGTCCCGAGTGGATGCAACGCCCACCCAGCTCGATCAGCTGGGACTGTCCATTGAGACGTTGAGCCATGAGGCTGGCCGCACCCAGGTCACACTCGCGTTCCGAATGGAGCAAGAGATCAATGCGCTGAATGCTGAGAAGAAGTTTTCTACGGGGCGTTCGCCTTTCCGGTCCGTCAAAGATCGGCTTTCCCAAGTGCTACATATCAGCCCCGGTGAGGTTCAGCAGCGGCTGAACACCGCCCATGGGGTGATGGCTGTGGAGGCCCCTAACGGCGACACGGAGACGGCCCATCCTTTCGTGGCGACTGCGTTCGAAGACGCTGCTCTGCCCGTTGCGTTGGCCGCCAAGATCATTGGCGCCGTTGATGGTTTGCAAGCGCCCATTCAGCAGATCAGCTCGGATCCTGTGGAGGCCAAAGTGCTTTCCGAGCGGATCGAGGCTTCACTCGTAAAAGCGGCCTTGAGCTCGACTCCCAAGGCCGTGGAGCGGGAGAAGCGGAACTGGGAGAACAAGATCAACGCGGCGGGCGTCCAACCCACGTTTGAAGTGAAGAGGGACTTCCAAGGTGCCTACTACCAAGGGAAACACTTTGGGCTGCACAAGTGGTCCTTTCTGATGGATGCCATCCAACATGAAACCTTTCTGACGGCCATCGCGCCAGAGGCCAACCCTCGCTCGGCGAATCACGATCCGGCCGGTGAACTGTCGGGGAATCGTCGGCAGGGACAGGGGCGCGGTCAGGGGCGCGGTCAGGGCCACGGGCAGGAGTCTGAAGTCGATGAGATTCCTGTGGCGCTAGACCAGAATGGCAAGGAGATTGAAGCTCCGAAGGACACTCGTTCGCTCGCTCAGAAGCGCCTTGACGGGGCAATTCATGCGCTGACCGTTGGTCTTCAGACGGGCAAGCTATCCATCAACGGTGGGTATCAGCCGCAGATTGTGGTGAATATTGATCAGAAGACGCTCGAGGCTGATCTCGCAGCCACCGATGCAAACTTCCGGTCTGACGCCGTCCACTCGGGGCCAATCAACCCGCGCTCCATCCGGCAACTCGCCTGCAACGCAGAGCTATTACCGGTGGTTCTGGGCGGTGACTCGCAAGCAATAGATGTGGGATCTCGAAAGAGACTCTTTACCGCGGAGCAACGAAAAGTCCTCTACGCCCGAGACAGAGGATGTACGTTCCCCGGATGCGCTAGCGGGGTAGACCGATGCGAAGCTCACCACGTCCAAGAGTATTCGCGAGGCGGCCCCACCACCTTGGAGAATGCGGCCATGGTGTGCAGACATCATCACCATCTGGTCCATGAGACGGGATGGACTATCACCGTGAGAAACGGAGTGCCCTTCTGGAGCCCACCACCCGAGGAAAGCTCGAGTAACCAACTCATGCGCAACGCCTACTTCCACCCTGAGAAGGCTGGGCAACTTCAAATCACGGCCTAG
- a CDS encoding MFS transporter, with the protein MSDAPKTVPPAARPAAALAEPTQRVRASWTAGVVGVNWGINTVFFAPINVLIGLQATAIDAPNKEAILSLVTAFGAFVSLVANPLSGALSDRTTSRFGRRRPWVLGGALVVVVALLIMSGATTVAIMVAGWCLVQAGANAMYAAIYAAIPDRVPLEQRGLVGGLAAMGQTLGILTGAAVGFVIAGNVPFGYLLCAGILVLSVLVYVFRGDDPALPRDAVGRFEWRKFLAGFWISPVKYPDFGWAWLTRFLMFVGNQLTIVYLLFFLTDVIQHPDPAGGVLILTGAYAVTVVITTVIAGKWSDRAGKRRVFVAGSSAMIACAAVIMAFAPTFPAALVGAVVLGAGFGAYLAVDFALLTQVLPSSASRGKDLGVINIAASLPQVIAPTLAFLAVTYFGGYRTMFIVAAAIGLLAAVLVYRIKSVP; encoded by the coding sequence GTGAGTGACGCGCCAAAGACCGTGCCGCCAGCCGCCAGGCCTGCTGCGGCTCTTGCGGAGCCGACTCAGCGCGTGCGCGCGTCCTGGACCGCCGGTGTTGTGGGCGTCAACTGGGGAATCAATACCGTATTTTTTGCACCCATCAATGTGCTCATTGGCCTGCAAGCTACCGCAATTGATGCGCCCAATAAAGAAGCAATCCTTTCTCTAGTAACCGCCTTTGGTGCGTTCGTTTCCCTGGTTGCCAATCCGCTGAGCGGCGCACTGTCCGACCGCACCACGTCCCGCTTCGGTCGACGCCGCCCCTGGGTTTTAGGCGGAGCGTTGGTAGTGGTGGTGGCGCTGCTCATCATGTCCGGAGCTACGACGGTGGCGATCATGGTGGCGGGCTGGTGTCTTGTGCAAGCCGGCGCTAACGCCATGTATGCCGCGATCTATGCCGCGATCCCGGACCGAGTGCCCTTGGAACAGCGGGGTCTCGTGGGCGGTTTGGCCGCGATGGGGCAAACTCTCGGAATTTTGACCGGTGCCGCGGTGGGCTTTGTCATTGCCGGAAACGTGCCTTTTGGGTACCTGCTTTGTGCCGGGATTCTGGTGCTTAGCGTCCTCGTGTATGTTTTTCGCGGCGATGACCCGGCGCTTCCGCGCGATGCCGTTGGACGTTTTGAATGGCGAAAGTTCTTGGCAGGGTTTTGGATTTCCCCCGTCAAGTATCCGGATTTCGGGTGGGCCTGGCTCACGCGCTTCCTAATGTTCGTGGGTAATCAGCTCACGATTGTGTACTTGCTCTTCTTCCTCACCGATGTCATCCAGCATCCGGACCCAGCCGGCGGAGTGCTGATTCTGACCGGCGCATATGCTGTCACCGTGGTGATTACCACCGTGATCGCAGGCAAATGGAGCGACCGCGCAGGCAAGCGACGAGTGTTCGTAGCTGGATCATCCGCGATGATTGCGTGCGCCGCCGTCATCATGGCGTTTGCTCCTACGTTCCCCGCTGCTTTGGTGGGGGCCGTGGTCCTGGGGGCTGGATTCGGTGCGTATCTTGCCGTTGACTTCGCGCTGTTGACGCAAGTGTTGCCATCGAGCGCTAGCCGCGGCAAGGACCTTGGCGTTATCAATATCGCCGCCTCTCTGCCGCAAGTGATCGCACCGACCCTCGCTTTCCTCGCAGTCACCTATTTCGGCGGGTACCGCACCATGTTCATTGTGGCGGCCGCGATCGGGCTGCTGGCCGCTGTGCTGGTGTACCGGATCAAGTCGGTGCCGTAG